The Motilibacter aurantiacus region CGGCAGCGAGCCGACGTTGTGCGTGCCGAAGACGACGTCCACCCAGGGGGCGCGGCGGACGATCTCGCCGCGGTCCTTCTGCGCCAGGCAGCCGCCGACCGCGATCTGCATGTCCGGGTCGGCCGCCTTGCGCGGCGCGAGGTGGCCGAGGTTGCCGTAGAGCTTGTTGTCGGCGTTCTCCCGGACCGCGCAGGTGTTGAGGACGACGACGTCCGCGTCCTCGCCCGCGGCGGCGCGGGCGTACCCCGCCGACTCCAGCAGGCCGGAGAGGCGCTCGCTGTCGTGCACGTTCATCTGGCACCCGTAGGTGCGGACTTCGTAGGTCCGTGGAGGTTCGACCGTGCTCATAGGGGACTTCGCCCTCGTCACTCTCAGTAGCCGTTTGCTCAGACAGTCTACCTCCGAGTCCTACTTGCAGACGGTTCGCCTGCTGGGACTGTGGGAGGTCTCGATGGAGGACTTGACCTTGCAGTTGCTTCACACCCGGTTACTAGCTGTGACAAATCAGAACACTCGCCGGAAGTACACGGTGGCGCTTCGGTCCCTGTTCCGTGACCAACCGTGGATCGGGTCATTGAAGATTCCCAAGGCATCACCGAGGGTCTACGACCTTCCGGACGAAGATAGCCTGCGCTTTGCCCTCATGCTTTCTCCATTCGAGCTACAGGGGCTCTTGATGATGTACGGAGGGCTACGCGTCGGTGAGTCTTGCGCCGTACGTCCTACAGACCTTAGAGGAAACGTTCTAAAGGTGCATCGTCAGAGGTACAGCAACGGGCAGCTTGTAACAGCTAAGACCGTTGGTGAGGTAGTCATTCCTGATTGGTTAGCCATCAGGATTGAAACCGCTCCTGACGCGATCATTACGCCTGGCAGTGTCAGGGAGTCTCTGCGCCGATATGGGAGGAAGGCAGGCATTGAGCTAAGCCCTCACATGCTTAGTCACTGGTACGCGACAATGCTCGTGAACAGACGGATCAACCCTGAGATTGCCCGCCGACAGATGCGTCACGCGGACTTGAAGACAACTCTCGGCTACTACGCTCAGGTAAGCAAGGACGACATAGATCGAGTTGTCACTGACCTGTTCGAGTAGCGTGTTAGTCTCCATGCTCGACTACGATGATGGGAGCAATGCTGATGCCGTACGTAGTGCATGGTCATAACAGCCTCAAACTTCGTGCTAAGCAACTGCTGGGACAAGCGTGGGCGGACACAACACCAGACGGAGCAACGGTGGCGCTCCTCAACGACGCCGAGAAGAACGGGCTCGAATTGGTGCACGCCGACTTTGGTAGCAACGATGAGCTCGTTCGAGCCATCTTCCGGTTCGAGTCGGCTGACGAGCCAGGCGGAGAAGTCTGGGGCTCTTAGGTGATGTCACGGGGAGGCCCGCCCTTTTCGTTGGGGCGGGCCTTCTCATCCTCTGGCAAGATCTTGCTGTTAACTTTGTCC contains the following coding sequences:
- a CDS encoding tyrosine-type recombinase/integrase, whose protein sequence is MEDLTLQLLHTRLLAVTNQNTRRKYTVALRSLFRDQPWIGSLKIPKASPRVYDLPDEDSLRFALMLSPFELQGLLMMYGGLRVGESCAVRPTDLRGNVLKVHRQRYSNGQLVTAKTVGEVVIPDWLAIRIETAPDAIITPGSVRESLRRYGRKAGIELSPHMLSHWYATMLVNRRINPEIARRQMRHADLKTTLGYYAQVSKDDIDRVVTDLFE